The genomic DNA TACTGCCCAACGCAATTGCTGCTAGATGTACCATCCCTCCTCTAATTCCTACCTCATTTCCTATCTCAATTCTTGCCTACCAGGTTGGATCAACAAATAAACTAATCGTCAGTTCTGGCTGACCAGATGGCACAGAACTAATGCAGGCACAGACTGTATTCCCGTTAGAAAGCTCGACTTCACAAGCATGACAGGAACCCATCAAGCACCCAGTTGGGATGCTTAATCCAGCGCGATCGGCAACTTGCAACAGAGGTTCTCCAACTTCTGCTTCAATCAGAACATCATCAGGGAGGAAACGAACTTGCATAGCCATGAATGCGCTCAAAAGAATTGAGGATTGGGTTTGCTACTGATTTAACTGTTGCAGAATTGGATTAAGGTCAATGTGCTTCCCAACTGCATCTGCCAGTGTATCAAACATGGCTTCTCGCTGTTCTCGATAGTTGGGAATTCCCGTCGGCAAAGATTTTAGCCCTCGCTGCTGCCGAAGCCGATTCAGCCAAGCTCGTCGCCAGGGACCATTATCAAAAATGCCATGCAGATAAGTTCCCCAAATCGATTGTGTTGTATCAACAACCCCGAGGTTGACATCATCAAACAATGGCTTGAAGATGGGCGCATTTCCCTCAGCTTCTGCTTCTGCCAAATGGCTTCTCCCCTGGTGAATTTCATAGCCAGAGACAGGTAACCCCACCTGCGGGAAGTTTGAAGTGACCAGCCGCTGCCGTGCTACTTTCTGTCCCGTAATCACGGTTTTCAGGGGTAATAGCCCTAAGCCTTTATAGCGTCCTTCCTGTCCTTCAAGCCCTTCCGGGTCTGCCAGCAGCTTACCCATCATTTGAAAACCGCCACAAATTCCCAAAATTGTGCCGCCTGCTGCCACGTAGTTTTGAATTGCCTCCGCCATGCCCGTTCGCTGCATTGCCACTAGATCAGCGATCGTCGTTTTGGAGCC from Trichocoleus sp. includes the following:
- a CDS encoding 2Fe-2S iron-sulfur cluster-binding protein; this translates as MAMQVRFLPDDVLIEAEVGEPLLQVADRAGLSIPTGCLMGSCHACEVELSNGNTVCACISSVPSGQPELTISLFVDPTW